The segment GATTCTGTTTTACAAAGTCGGCCCCGACCCCCGTACCTGGTGGGGCATGATGGCCAAAAGCTACGATGACGGTCAAACTTGGGGTGATCCTGTGCGTCTGCCGGATGAAATTCCGGGACCAATTAAAAACAAACCTTTCGTCACCAAAGAGGGAACGTTGCTCTCTCCTACCAGTACCGAGAACGAAGGCTGGCGAGTCCAGATCGACTGGACCAAAGACGAAGGCCGCAGTTGGCACTCAACTGGTCCATTGAATGACGGTGAAGAAATTGGAGCCATTCAGCCTTCAATCGTTCAGTATGGTGACCGATTGCAGATTCTCTGTCGTAGCCGTCAGGGAAAAATCGCCGAAGCCTGGTCCGACGACAATGGCCGGACCTGGGGCGAAATGACCTTGAGCGAAATGCCTAACAACAACAGCGGAACAGACGCCGTCAATATGAAGCAGGGAGGCGTCATCCTCATCTACAACCACGTTGGTGGCAAACGAGATCGCTCTCCGCTCAATATCGCTGTAACGGAAAATGGGAAAGATTGGCAGGCCGGGCTGGTTCTCGAATCAAATCCGGGCGAGTATTCCTATCCAGCAATTATCCAGACCAGCGACGGAATGATTCACGCGACTTACACTTTCAAACGACGTCGCGTGAAACATGTCGTCATCGATCCGACCAAGCTCGAATTGAAGCCGATCGTCGATGGTGTCTGGCCCGAATAAAGGGCGAGATTCCGAAATCGAGCTATTACCAGAACAGATATCGAAAGAGTTTTTTCCGAGTGGAAAAGGCTCTTTTTTCTTTTTGTAGTCCGCGCAAATTGCCTCTGTTAAAAATATCAGAATCGGGATAGCACGAAATGGGAAGATTTGTCAGAATGCCGCCCGCTCCAATTTGGCTGTGAGCTCTCTCAGTCCGATGAAAATAACAGAGATTTCAGCAAGGTGATCAGGATGATCAAACCGGCTTGTTTTCCTCTTTAATTCTGATTTTTATCACGATTAATACGCTTAAAAACGACTTCGCAGGGTGATTGAACCATGGATGGATATGGTGTACAGGAAGATCAGGCTTACCAGGATAATCAAGGCTTCCAGCCGGAACAGGGTGGACAGCATGAGCAGGGGGCTCAGGAAGAACAGGTCGTCGCCGGCAAGCGACGTCTGGGGCGCGGATTAAGCGCGCTGCTGGGCGGAAAAAGTCAGGAAGGCGAACGGATTGTCGAAGGAGAAGAACATTTCCAGGCAAGCAATTCAGAAGACAAAAATCACATCGCCGTCGAACTGATCGAACGCAATCCGTCTCAACCCCGAAAACAATTCAGCGAACTTGCGTTAAATGATCTTGCCCAGAGCATCAAAATGCATGGTCTGCTGCAACCAGTCCTCGTGAGATCACATGAAGGACGTTACCAGCTGATCGCGGGTGAACGCCGCTGGCTGGCCGCCAAACAGGCCGGCCTGACCAGCATTCCCTGCCGCGTGCTGGAGCTTTCCGATCAATACGTGGCCGAAGCGGCTCTCGAAGAGAACCTCAAACGAGAAGACTTGAACGCCCTTGAAAAAGGGGAAGCGTTCAAGGAGATGCTCGAAAAATTCTCGTTGCGGGTTGAAGATCTTGCTACCCGCATGAGTATGGACCGATCGACTGTAACGAACCTGATTCGCTTGCTCGAATTGAGCGAGCCGGTCAAAGAAGAACTGCGAAACGATCGCATTACCAACGGACACGCGCGTGCACTCCTGGCCGTCACAGACCATGAAGCCCAAGTGAATATCTGCCAGCAGATCATCAATGACAAAGTCTCTGTTCGCAAAACCGAGAAGTTAGTCAAAGACTGGCAGAAGCAGGGGGATGAAGGTGCCGAAGTTATTCAGTTCCCCGGAAATGAAAAACAGGACAAAAAACAACCTCCCGAAATGAACAACCACATCGCCTCGTTGCAGGAGCAGTTGCGACAGGTGTTAGGGTCACAGGTTGAAATCAAACTGAAAACGAATGACACCGGTAACATCGTCATTCCCTTCAACTCGAATGAAGACTTCGAACGGATCTTGAATATCGTTCGAAATGCCGCCTAGTCTTGTCCAGGATAAGAGTGATGCCGCGCCGTTATGACTTCGATGTGCGTCGTTGAAATGGATAGAACCAGCTCCCGTACGGTTTCACTAGTGCGGGGAGTGGTTCGTCATACCGAACCGGGTTCACCAGCTCCCAGGCGTAACATCCCTTGAGCACTTCCGCAGGAACCTGGGCCCGGGGTGCATCGTCCTCTACCGTCGGACGAATGTGGACCAGTTCTACTTCACCCACGACGGCCGCGTGGGGCAGTTCGCTTAATGTCAGTTCATGTTCTCGCGTCCGCTGCTGCGAGTAATCTGTCTGAGCATGCGCCTTCGAAGCATAGAGATAGAGTTTGCCTCGATATTCTGTTCCCAGCTCCGCACCTCAATTGTTTTAATGCCACGCAGGATGAGCTCGATCCACGGATATTGAATACCGAGCGCCGGACGTTCAAGATCGACGTCTGCGGGAAGTAGACTGCTTAAAGGTTTGTTTGAAGCGGGCAGACTCATAATGATGCCAGAGAGGAACGAACGGAGAGTCGGAGGGATCTTCTGGGGTGAAGTTCTCCACGGAGTTGCTTAATTCTGAGGTAGGTATATGTGCTCTATCTTGTGCTCGACTTCATCGTCCACCTTTAACTGCCAAGTGAATATGAGGGTGC is part of the Polystyrenella longa genome and harbors:
- a CDS encoding sialidase family protein, whose product is MPTRLICALSALLLCGSLGSPVLPAAEEETYDPNTTQAQPGFVKQEFIYVTPEHPQCHASTLAETSSGLVAAWFGGTHEKNPDVGIWFSRHLNDEWTKPVELYNGVQADGTRHPTWNPVLHQVADGPLILFYKVGPDPRTWWGMMAKSYDDGQTWGDPVRLPDEIPGPIKNKPFVTKEGTLLSPTSTENEGWRVQIDWTKDEGRSWHSTGPLNDGEEIGAIQPSIVQYGDRLQILCRSRQGKIAEAWSDDNGRTWGEMTLSEMPNNNSGTDAVNMKQGGVILIYNHVGGKRDRSPLNIAVTENGKDWQAGLVLESNPGEYSYPAIIQTSDGMIHATYTFKRRRVKHVVIDPTKLELKPIVDGVWPE
- a CDS encoding ParB/RepB/Spo0J family partition protein; the encoded protein is MDGYGVQEDQAYQDNQGFQPEQGGQHEQGAQEEQVVAGKRRLGRGLSALLGGKSQEGERIVEGEEHFQASNSEDKNHIAVELIERNPSQPRKQFSELALNDLAQSIKMHGLLQPVLVRSHEGRYQLIAGERRWLAAKQAGLTSIPCRVLELSDQYVAEAALEENLKREDLNALEKGEAFKEMLEKFSLRVEDLATRMSMDRSTVTNLIRLLELSEPVKEELRNDRITNGHARALLAVTDHEAQVNICQQIINDKVSVRKTEKLVKDWQKQGDEGAEVIQFPGNEKQDKKQPPEMNNHIASLQEQLRQVLGSQVEIKLKTNDTGNIVIPFNSNEDFERILNIVRNAA
- a CDS encoding ASCH domain-containing protein, which codes for MSLPASNKPLSSLLPADVDLERPALGIQYPWIELILRGIKTIEVRSWEQNIEANSISMLRRRMLRQITRSSGRENMN